The Stenotrophomonas rhizophila genome has a window encoding:
- a CDS encoding sigma-54-dependent transcriptional regulator — MNENRSALVVDDERDIRELLVLTLGRMGLRISTAANLAEARELLASNPYDLCITDMRLPDGNGIELVTEIAQHYPRTPVAMITAFGSMDLAVEALKAGAFDFVSKPVDISVLRGLVKHALELNNTERPAPPPLTSDTTARLLGESAAMDGLRATITKVARSQAPVYILGESGVGKELVARTIHGQSARAAGPFVPVNCGAIPSELMESEFFGHKKGSFSGAHADKPGLFQAAHGGTLFLDEVAELPLQMQVKLLRAIQEKSIRPVGAATEVPVDVRILSATHKDLGDLVEDGRFRHDLYYRINVIELRVPPLRERRSDLPQLAASILARLARTHGRPTPLLAPSALEAMGTYHFPGNVRELENILERALALAEGDTIGASDLRLPQQGVPRHGGAPVAAHEEAVVDLPAGSGALPSYIEQMERTAIQKALEENRWNKTRTAAQLGITFRALRYKLKKLGMD; from the coding sequence ATGAACGAAAACCGCAGCGCCCTCGTCGTCGACGACGAACGCGACATCCGCGAACTGCTGGTACTGACCCTGGGCCGCATGGGCCTGCGCATCAGCACCGCGGCCAACCTCGCCGAAGCGCGCGAGCTGCTGGCCAGCAACCCCTACGACCTGTGCATCACCGACATGCGGCTGCCCGACGGCAACGGCATCGAGCTGGTCACTGAAATCGCCCAGCACTACCCGCGCACCCCGGTGGCGATGATCACCGCGTTCGGCAGCATGGACCTGGCGGTGGAAGCGTTGAAGGCCGGCGCGTTCGATTTCGTCAGCAAGCCGGTGGACATCTCGGTGCTGCGCGGGCTGGTCAAGCACGCGCTGGAACTCAACAACACCGAACGCCCCGCCCCGCCGCCGCTGACCAGCGACACCACCGCACGCCTGCTGGGCGAATCGGCGGCGATGGATGGCCTGCGCGCCACCATCACCAAGGTCGCCCGCAGCCAGGCGCCGGTGTACATCCTGGGCGAATCGGGCGTGGGCAAGGAACTGGTGGCCCGCACCATCCACGGCCAGAGCGCACGTGCGGCCGGCCCGTTCGTGCCGGTAAACTGCGGCGCCATTCCATCGGAGCTGATGGAAAGCGAATTCTTCGGGCACAAGAAGGGCAGCTTCAGCGGCGCCCATGCCGACAAGCCGGGCCTGTTCCAGGCCGCGCATGGCGGCACCCTGTTCCTGGATGAAGTGGCCGAACTGCCGCTGCAGATGCAGGTGAAGCTGCTGCGTGCGATCCAGGAGAAATCGATCCGCCCGGTGGGCGCGGCCACCGAAGTGCCGGTGGATGTGCGCATTCTTTCTGCCACCCACAAGGATCTGGGCGACTTGGTGGAAGATGGGCGGTTCCGCCACGATCTGTATTACCGCATCAATGTGATCGAACTGCGCGTGCCGCCGCTGCGCGAGCGCCGTAGTGATCTGCCGCAGTTGGCAGCTTCGATCCTGGCCCGGTTGGCCCGCACGCATGGGCGGCCCACTCCGCTGCTGGCGCCGTCGGCGTTGGAGGCGATGGGCACGTATCACTTCCCGGGCAACGTGCGCGAACTGGAGAACATCCTGGAGCGCGCGTTGGCGCTGGCCGAGGGTGACACCATCGGGGCGAGCGATCTTCGGTTGCCGCAGCAGGGTGTGCCGCGGCATGGTGGGGCGCCGGTGGCGGCGCATGAGGAAGCGGTGGTGGATCTGCCGGCGGGGAGCGGCGCGCTGCCTTCGTATATCGAGCAGATGGAACGCACCGCGATCCAGAAGGCGCTGGAAGAGAACCGCTGGAACAAGACGCGGACAGCCGCGCAGTTGGGCATCACCTTCCGCGCGTTGAGGTACAAGCTGAAAAAGCTGGGAATGGACTAA
- a CDS encoding SymE family type I addiction module toxin, which yields MRSPRNTHLFPELLLPTADRPRHYTVRAHTYAWMDTFDGGTVPCLSIHGRWLENAGFKVGASVSIEATQGQLMVTLIEFPEEARRSTSTAFERHVAKLGRTTPDSRIIVEHPGWLVRELILAPMGASTLDFAHAIGVSQDFAECFLAGDQDVDIDLAQRLGPFCRTSQGLWLDLQHKHRSMR from the coding sequence ATGCGCTCGCCACGCAACACTCACCTCTTCCCAGAACTGCTGCTGCCCACGGCCGACCGACCGCGCCACTACACTGTGCGCGCACACACCTACGCCTGGATGGACACCTTCGACGGCGGCACAGTCCCATGCCTATCGATACACGGCCGTTGGCTGGAGAACGCCGGCTTCAAAGTCGGCGCAAGCGTGAGCATTGAAGCAACCCAGGGCCAGCTGATGGTGACCCTGATCGAGTTCCCCGAAGAAGCGCGCCGAAGCACTTCCACCGCCTTCGAGAGACATGTCGCCAAGCTGGGCCGCACCACCCCGGACAGCCGAATCATCGTCGAGCACCCCGGCTGGCTGGTGCGCGAACTCATCCTCGCCCCGATGGGCGCCTCCACCTTGGACTTTGCCCACGCCATCGGCGTATCGCAGGACTTCGCTGAGTGCTTTCTCGCCGGCGACCAGGACGTGGACATCGATCTAGCCCAACGTCTCGGCCCCTTCTGCCGCACCTCGCAGGGTTTGTGGCTTGACCTTCAGCACAAGCACCGATCAATGCGCTGA